CCAGACCCAAGTGGGGTAGAACAGATCACACAAGCACTCAAAGGCTTATCAAAAATTCAAGCCCTACATATCGTTTCTCACGGAAGCCCCGGTCATTTACAACTCGGTTCAGACCTTCT
The genomic region above belongs to Planktothrix tepida PCC 9214 and contains:
- a CDS encoding DUF4347 domain-containing protein, which codes for MKKQIIFIDSTIDNYPSLIEGANKNAEIVILDPDPSGVEQITQALKGLSKIQALHIVSHGSPGHLQLGSDLL